The Bdellovibrio bacteriovorus genome includes a region encoding these proteins:
- a CDS encoding tetratricopeptide repeat protein: MKKLGLLLTLLALTACSSSSKKETKTDAAETRPSVMDAPSVQKEEPKPAPIAEEPVRPQVPTTPSQYAALNEAIKSQSDDKIYQAATQILTQSPNDAKALNALAMYHYKRGRYDLCRYLLSKAISSSPKMAELHSNLGIVQLAQGERRDAIKSFRKALDINNDEAVAAANLGAIYVQEKDYGKAQVVLETAYRRGVRDPRVLNNYAIALSAHRKYDKAADLYAQILKDNGNNKEALYNYATLLVENMGKYQEGLDVINRLKFVGGPSDTRNKIIALENKAKAGLK, encoded by the coding sequence ATGAAAAAGCTTGGACTATTACTGACATTGCTAGCGTTAACAGCGTGTTCGTCTTCTTCAAAGAAAGAAACTAAAACAGACGCGGCGGAAACTCGTCCTTCTGTTATGGATGCGCCTTCGGTTCAAAAAGAAGAACCAAAGCCTGCACCGATTGCTGAAGAGCCGGTTCGTCCTCAAGTTCCGACAACGCCTTCGCAGTACGCCGCTTTGAACGAAGCTATTAAATCACAAAGTGACGACAAGATTTATCAGGCAGCGACACAGATCCTCACGCAATCTCCGAATGATGCAAAGGCCTTGAATGCGCTGGCGATGTACCACTATAAGCGCGGTCGTTATGATCTTTGCCGCTACTTACTTTCGAAAGCGATCAGCTCGAGCCCGAAAATGGCAGAGCTTCATTCGAACTTAGGTATCGTGCAACTAGCGCAAGGTGAAAGAAGAGACGCAATTAAATCTTTCCGTAAGGCTTTAGATATCAACAACGATGAAGCGGTGGCGGCAGCAAACCTTGGTGCAATTTACGTTCAAGAAAAAGACTATGGCAAAGCGCAAGTCGTTCTTGAGACTGCTTACAGACGTGGCGTGCGTGATCCGCGTGTTTTGAATAACTATGCGATCGCATTGTCGGCTCATCGTAAGTACGACAAAGCGGCAGATCTTTATGCTCAGATTTTGAAAGACAACGGCAATAACAAAGAAGCTCTTTATAATTATGCAACACTGCTAGTAGAAAATATGGGCAAGTATCAAGAGGGGCTGGACGTCATTAACAGACTAAAGTTTGTAGGTGGGCCTTCAGATACTCGGAATAAAATTATTGCTTTGGAAAATAAGGCGAAAGCTGGTTTAAAATAG
- a CDS encoding AgmX/PglI C-terminal domain-containing protein: MRAPLIFRIFKNNQLVGVKQFDQDQIVIGHNAEVHLDLDGDGVSPIHCLIELRDSGYYVCDLGSFSGTFKNGQAVLDEAVSSGDEIEVGPFKIAFFVGVPKPKVTPGQAVTAAPVIPEAPPVKVEKPAAAPMPPAAVVKTEEIKVAPPVIPVEAPKVEEKPVITAAPVKPEIRRERTSYKKLKKSKTFAPPSEVQDLRTHLKPGKGNTVEVLVTWKERILTTYHFKGNKTIRVNAGGDHSVSLPDGLVPRNFPLLDMAGGLKVNTTADMGVELVSSAGIQPVEDLARNGKAQRGGQGYNVRVDQNEMLCVTLPGGNICIYVRFVPQSPIVPMLPPLMLTGSEMTGVVMSIVMVSLLALYISATIPKDWQENKQEEVQRIAQVVFTNPPPAATPVPTPPPPTPPPVATPTPTPSPTPQKVVVSDQTKEAQKKGQTGQKAQKAQQAARASEVAPKPNAKDRTKKFTSTRQGGAIKTGNTAGANAQSSNKDLSKVGLFSAFGGGGSRANIDKAYSGAGEVLGMADKATGTAGFNEDRAGDDLGSRFKDAGAGGKGTATQGIANIGTKGRGSGQAAYGASDGFGSKTTVAIEGGGFEESFDGTIDKEAIRRVIRAKKHELQSCYERALNTLEKGRRLEGKIVLGWEIVAQGQARNVKVKSSTLGNAQVENCIRDRLASWTFPEPPPGLVAEVQAYPFVLNPASN; this comes from the coding sequence TTGAGAGCGCCTTTAATATTTAGAATTTTCAAAAACAATCAGCTCGTCGGTGTTAAGCAGTTTGATCAAGATCAGATCGTGATCGGTCATAACGCCGAAGTGCATTTGGATTTAGACGGTGACGGAGTTTCTCCGATTCACTGTTTGATTGAGTTGCGCGACAGTGGTTACTACGTCTGTGACTTAGGTTCTTTTTCTGGAACATTTAAAAATGGTCAGGCGGTTTTAGATGAAGCCGTCAGTTCTGGTGATGAGATCGAAGTCGGTCCTTTCAAAATTGCATTCTTCGTGGGAGTCCCAAAACCAAAAGTGACTCCGGGGCAAGCCGTGACGGCAGCGCCGGTGATCCCAGAGGCTCCGCCAGTGAAGGTTGAAAAACCTGCGGCTGCTCCAATGCCTCCGGCAGCGGTTGTAAAAACAGAAGAAATCAAAGTGGCTCCACCGGTGATTCCTGTGGAAGCGCCGAAAGTGGAAGAAAAGCCGGTTATTACGGCAGCTCCGGTGAAACCGGAAATTCGCCGCGAACGCACTTCGTATAAGAAACTTAAAAAATCAAAAACTTTTGCTCCGCCAAGTGAAGTACAGGATCTTCGCACGCACTTGAAGCCGGGTAAAGGAAACACCGTTGAAGTCTTAGTAACGTGGAAAGAGCGTATTCTTACGACTTATCACTTTAAAGGAAACAAAACTATCCGTGTCAATGCGGGTGGTGATCATTCTGTTTCTCTTCCAGATGGACTTGTTCCTCGCAATTTCCCTTTGTTGGATATGGCGGGTGGATTGAAAGTCAATACGACAGCAGATATGGGTGTGGAGCTTGTGTCTTCGGCGGGGATTCAACCGGTTGAAGATTTAGCTCGTAACGGAAAAGCTCAACGTGGTGGGCAAGGTTACAACGTTCGCGTCGATCAGAACGAAATGTTGTGCGTGACTTTGCCAGGTGGAAATATCTGCATCTACGTTCGCTTTGTTCCGCAATCTCCCATTGTCCCCATGTTGCCACCGTTGATGTTGACGGGTTCTGAAATGACAGGCGTTGTGATGTCCATCGTGATGGTATCATTGCTAGCACTGTATATTTCGGCAACGATTCCTAAAGATTGGCAAGAAAACAAGCAAGAGGAAGTGCAACGTATTGCTCAAGTGGTATTCACAAATCCACCACCGGCAGCAACTCCGGTGCCGACACCTCCTCCACCAACGCCTCCGCCGGTAGCGACTCCGACGCCAACACCTTCGCCGACACCACAAAAAGTCGTGGTTTCAGATCAAACGAAGGAAGCCCAGAAGAAAGGGCAAACAGGCCAGAAAGCGCAAAAGGCGCAACAGGCTGCGCGTGCTAGTGAAGTGGCGCCAAAACCAAATGCCAAAGATCGTACGAAGAAGTTTACGTCCACTCGTCAAGGTGGCGCGATTAAAACGGGCAACACGGCCGGGGCCAATGCGCAATCTTCGAATAAAGATCTTTCGAAAGTGGGACTTTTCAGCGCCTTCGGTGGTGGCGGAAGTCGCGCGAACATCGACAAAGCTTACTCGGGTGCGGGTGAGGTTTTAGGTATGGCGGATAAAGCGACAGGAACTGCCGGTTTCAATGAAGACCGCGCGGGTGATGATCTAGGTTCTAGATTTAAAGATGCCGGTGCCGGCGGTAAGGGAACAGCCACTCAAGGTATCGCCAACATCGGTACTAAGGGACGTGGTTCGGGCCAAGCGGCTTACGGTGCCAGTGATGGATTCGGAAGTAAAACAACGGTCGCTATTGAGGGCGGTGGTTTTGAAGAATCCTTCGATGGAACTATTGATAAAGAAGCGATTCGCCGTGTGATTCGTGCAAAAAAACACGAACTGCAAAGCTGTTACGAGCGTGCTCTGAACACTTTGGAAAAAGGCCGTCGTCTTGAGGGTAAAATCGTATTGGGTTGGGAAATTGTAGCGCAAGGCCAAGCCCGCAACGTGAAGGTGAAGAGTTCAACTTTAGGTAACGCCCAAGTTGAAAACTGCATTCGCGATCGTTTGGCCAGCTGGACATTCCCAGAACCTCCACCAGGTCTTGTGGCCGAAGTGCAGGCGTACCCGTTCGTGTTAAACCCAGCTAGTAACTAA
- a CDS encoding MotA/TolQ/ExbB proton channel family protein: protein MNPTVTADNMNFIQRAFAEGGFVMYVIAVIAILALFVIVERLMKLKNLSVDKKEFTDQIFRMVVAGDLRQAISYCDARPAPLTNTVKAGLVQAMNKRPDEEVQVAMDAAVMREMPKVEGWTSFLAVFGNVAVLAGLLGTIIGMIGSFRAVAAADPATKALELSKGISHALNCTAFGLLVAIISIVAYGLFQHRIQKTENEVVETSMSLLNLVVANREKIKD from the coding sequence GTGAACCCAACAGTAACAGCAGACAACATGAATTTCATCCAGCGTGCTTTCGCTGAGGGTGGCTTCGTCATGTACGTAATCGCGGTCATCGCTATCTTGGCTTTGTTCGTGATCGTAGAACGATTGATGAAACTAAAAAACCTTTCTGTGGATAAAAAAGAATTCACAGATCAAATCTTCCGCATGGTTGTTGCCGGTGATCTTCGCCAGGCGATCAGCTATTGTGATGCTCGCCCCGCTCCTTTGACAAACACGGTGAAAGCCGGTCTTGTTCAAGCGATGAACAAACGCCCCGACGAAGAAGTTCAAGTGGCGATGGATGCAGCGGTGATGAGAGAAATGCCAAAAGTGGAAGGTTGGACATCTTTCCTAGCAGTTTTCGGTAACGTCGCCGTACTTGCCGGTCTTCTTGGAACTATCATCGGTATGATCGGTTCATTCCGTGCCGTAGCGGCGGCGGATCCAGCGACGAAAGCTTTGGAACTTTCAAAAGGTATTTCGCATGCCTTGAACTGTACCGCTTTCGGTCTTTTGGTAGCGATCATTTCTATCGTTGCTTACGGTTTGTTCCAACATCGCATTCAAAAAACAGAAAACGAAGTTGTTGAAACAAGCATGAGTCTTTTGAATCTGGTAGTTGCTAATAGAGAAAAGATTAAAGACTAA